In Sphingobacterium sp. SRCM116780, the genomic stretch CGAATAACAGGTAAAATCTCGTATTTCTTGTTGATTATAGGCCTTATTGAAGATATGAATGTCAGATACATCAAAATCTACTAAATCATATGAAATTGTAGGGCGGTATCCAAAAATTAATGGATCATCTGTTTTAATATTATTGATGTTCATACCCGACGTTGTTGTTTCTTGTGCCAATGTTCCATTATTAAAAATCTTAATATTTACCTTATCTGGCGCAATTGCTGATATAACTGTAGTCATTGTATACCATTCTCCATTAATTTTTGGGGTTTGACACGAAGCAATAGTTGTACCATCACTTATTCGAACTTGAATATCATTACCAAATGTATAATACATCCAACCAGGCGTACCTGTACTGGTATTCGAATCTTTTCCAAAAATACCTGAATACCAATAATTATAGGTATTGGGTTGATATGTGGAAGATATAATGGTATTATTCAAATTAAATCTGAATCTTGTCGAAATAGTTAGTTCTTTAGATGTAGACAAGTCATAGTCACTTGCATTACCTAGATTTTCACTTACAGCTCTCACACCAAGAGGTTTATTACCTGTCCCATCATATCCCCATAATCGAACATAGCTCATCGCCTTTCCAGTCAATTCAGCTTCCTTAAAGTTTGGATTAGCAAAAATTGCAAATGTGTTACGCTCGGGAGCAGATGAGCCACCATAAGATTTATCAATACCTCCGTGATTTGATGTGACAATGATCAACCAATCTTCGTTTGCATAATTTTGTCTAGCTTTCAGCGCATCTAAAATATTACCAATATAACCATCAACTTTATTTAATGCGTTAACATATGCTACATTGTCAGCAGAAAATCCATTTTCTTTTCCAGCATCCAATAAACTTGTAAACTGAACAATCATTAAATCTTCATTTTTCTTCTCTAACAAGTTTACTACCTGATTTTTAACCCCTTCGTCTGTGGTTTCATCATAAGTTTCATCCGCACTAACCAATAGTTTGTCATTTAAACTAACCGATCTTGAAACAACAGCTGTTTTGGTACTAGGCGCAATAGTGGCAATCCGATATAATATGGAGGGATACCCTGCTACGTTATGATGCGGGTCGTTCTCATCTGGTTTCGGAATATAACTATCATCCTCAATGCCGTGATTGGCAAAGGATACTCCACTCATCATCGACATCCAAGCGGAAGCATCACTTGTATTTTCATCCGCAAATGCATTGAACGTATATTTGCTGGTTTTTAACAGCGTGGTTAAATTGGCCGGTAATTTCTTTTTGATTTCCTGACCCACTGCTCCATCTATCGAAATAAATAAAACCTTTCTTTTTACCTCTTGGGTTCCCTCCTGTTCATATTCTTCAAATACTACTGGAGGATTTTCGTATTTCGTACAGCTACTCCATATCATTAACATTGTTAATGCATAAATAGTAGCTTTTATTCGACTAAAATTTCTTTTCATAACTGTTTAATTATATATCGTAAAACACTCCAATTTCAGCTAAAGCGACATGGTTCTCTCCGCCTAAATTTTTATCTGGGAATACAAATTTCACGTATTGCATTTCTACAATCTGAGGAAAAGAAAATTCACGTATTGCATTTCTTTGTGCTGTAGTTTCAGATGCTTGCGCTAGTGTATACGTTCCCATTTCTGTCCAGTTGTTATTATCTCGGCTCACCAAGACCTTAACTTTTGTTTGGAAAGTATTATTTTGTCTGTTTTGGATATAAAAACCTTTAAAAGCATTTACTTCTTTCATATTCATCGTTAATTCTACTGGAAGATCAGTAGAAACACTACAGCCAGAATAACAAGTATGCCAATACGTCGAGGCAGAGCCATCTATCATCGCAGAGAATTTTCCAGTACTTTCTCCAGTAGCCGTTGCCACGTTAGCCGTAAAATCGTATGTACTACTCGGTAAGTAATATTTTGAAGCTAATGGCGCATCTCCTCCTGTAAAGGTCAGCGGATTATACTCCCAAATTGCAGTGGTCATCGGTGGATACAGATTACGTATCTCTCTTTTTGCTCCAGCACTTACTGGAATACCCCAGGCAATAAAAAAGCGATTGAAATCTACTCCTGCAAAATGACAAAGCTGACGATAAAAATAATCTTTCTTCGCTTGATCTAAAGGTGTCGTAAAGTTTTCATTTCGAGCTTTGTTATAGATATATGGAAAGAAATCCCATCCTAACTGACCATTTTTACCCTTTACCTTGTCAAAGATCTGCAAGAAAGGTGTAATACGAGCGAATGGATCATCCGCATCTATTCCAAATCCTGTCGGAAAACTTGAAAAACTTTTAGCTCCTGTGAATTTCGCATACGCTAAAGCTCCTGGAATAGCTGTTTTTAAGGCAGGGTGAAAGTCAATACGATTCGTTTCTCCACGATTGCGTGCCGCATTGAAAATAAAAAGATTATTGGTTGTTTCGCCTAAATCGCTCCAACTCCAAGAGTTTCCTGCTTGATAATTGTGCCCTACTTCGTGATAACTACCCCAAGAGGTTCCTTTTTTTATGGTCGTCGGATTCGTTAACTCATCCAACCAATATTCGTCTTCTTGCATAATCCAAGGGTTACCACTATGCGCATAACCAGCAGAAGGATGAATATCCATTACCCCTCGCTCCCAAAGCGAAGGATAGCGATTCTTTTTATCACTGGCTGTGGGTGTAAGTTCCATCCAATTATAGTAATCTTGTTCATAAGATTTATCCCATAAACTTAGGGCTTCATCAATTTGGTCTGCACGACCTGATTGAATAAATTTAACGATTAATGATCGAGGTACTGAAAATATTGTTCGTTTACCGATCAAGTCCATCCATGGAACATCGTTTGCCAAGACTTCTTTCTGCCATTGACTCACATTGTCTCTCCCTAGCACAAAATCATTCGCTTTAACAACTCCTGCAAATTTTAGGCTTATAGGTGTTGAACGTGCATTTTGATTGTGAATCCAAATCGTACCTCCATATAGATTCATGACATAATTATTTCCAGGAAACAATTCTTTCTTCGTATAAATAATATTGTCCCGACGTGGTGCATCTATACCCGAAATGTTATCGGTATGTACACCAATTTGGACTGTCAATCCAATAAGTCCTTGTGGAACAGTAATACGAATAACTTCTCCTGCAGGAGCATAGAGTCCAGTACTATAAATTGCAGGTGGAACATAGCTTACTTTGTAATCAAATGGACTCACATACTCACGGTTCATTAACATGGATAAGGTGGTGTCTTTAACACGAGACACATTATCGCCAACCAGCCCAGGATAAATCCTAGCCCGGTGATATAGACTTTTATCAGCTTTACCCATAGTCGTATCAGTCAGAATTGGTGTTTCTGTCGAATCTCCTTGTTGATAGCCATTTTCAAAATCAACGCCATATTTGCCACAGGAAGAAGCCAATGTCAACATAGCACAAAAGGCTCCTAATGTTATATATCGAATGTTCATAATGGTTAATTCTAAAAGTTAGTTTCTAATTTGTGTATAATTTGGACTCCAGCTTTTTCCATCTAAATTCCAAGAACTTTCAACAGTAACACCCAACCATTGATAGATCATAAATGGAATATCTACGGCATTGGGAACCAAGCGAAAGAATGATTCACCGATAGGAGGTTGGAAAAATGGCACCAACTCATTAAAACTTGTCCACGTTACAGGCCCTTTGATATTAAAATTACCTGCTTTACCTGTTTTTTCTGTTAATTTAGACGTATTTACATCATCATAACCGGGCCAATAACCTTGTAGATTATCCCAAAATGGGAATGTCTCATCGATATGTGTTACTCCTCCATATCTCCTAACTTCTTCATAATTAAACGCACGATTATAGATCTGTACATTACAAATAGAAATGTCAGCATTGGTATTTCCGTCACTTGTCAGATAACCTAATGTTAAAGGGGCGGTATTATCCAAATTATTACTATTTGCTGAAATTTGCGAAACCTTACCTGATACTGCAGCAGTTGTTCCATCTGTAAATACATAAAGGGAATCTTGATCTCCACTTCGTTTAATAACAGTTGTCAGTGCGTGCCACTCTCCGTCGTTAATATTAGGTCCAAATGCCTGCCCTGCGATAGAGCTATTCATACCCCAGTATCCTCCTTCTAAAAACATATTCCATCCAGCACCACTAAACCCAGCAGCTCTTTTCGACATAAAAGAAGGGTAATAATAATTGTCATTCGCAATGTTGTATTTTAGAAACAACGTGATCGTCCAGTCGGATCCTGTACCCATATTAAATTTGCTAACATCATTTAATTTACCAATTACCTGGTTATTAGAAGCATAGGTATATCGCGTAGCATTACCTGCAAAAGGTATGTCTTTCGCATTAGGACGAGGTATAATTTTTCTAGAAAATTCAGGAGAATACATCAACGTGTAAGTATCTCTTTTCGAATCCCCATAAGGTGTAAAATCTGTTGTTGGTTCTGTAGCAGGTGCTCCTTTTCCAGAAGTAACAATAACCAACCAGTTTTCAGTTCCATAAGATTTACGAGCTTTCAAACTCTCTACCAATTGTTTTACTTGCTTATCCATCACTTTAATCGCATCTACATATTGTGGAATTTCGGAACCAAAACCATTTTCATCCCCTGCCTTTTCCACTTGTGCTAAATGAACTACATTAAGATCTGCCGAATCGACTTGTAAATTTTTAACTGCAGCAGCAACAACAGCAACATCATCTGTTCCGTGTTCAACCGTAGCATCTTTTCCTAAGTAAGTTTCATAACTTGTAGAAGAAGTAAACAATTTTGATTTACGTCTACCTATATTTTTTAATTTACTAAAAATGGTTGGATACTCTTCCGTATCCAAGACTGAAAGATCATCTGCCGTTACTTTGTTCTTGGCACTATTGACACCTGTAAGTAATGCCGTAGCTACCGAAGTGTTAGTCACTTCAAAATCTGTTGTTGGATCTGCCAAACTTCCATAAGTAACTAATCCATTTCGGGTATATAAAATAAGGTTTTCAGGTTCAATATCTTGTACTGCTGGTCCAGAAAGTCCGTCGACGATGACCAATAAAACTTTATCATGTGTTTCAGGACTGTCTTTGGCTTCATTAAAGTTTTGCAATAAGTTTGGAAAATCCTTATTACAGGCGCAAAACACTAAGAGCGTAGTCAGACCATACACGATCTTGCTATATATATTTAAAGACTTTTTCATATTTGGTTCAATAAAAAATTATTCTTTGATCTCTAATCGGAAAAAATTACCAACTGTTTTAACACCATATTGTGATACACTACCACCAACCAATAGTGCTGGTTCTCCAGTTGACGACTTGGTTTCAACAATTTTGAAAATGGATCCTGAAAATGGTGCTTGTGAATTATATTTCTGCAATAGCTTACCATCTTTTTCTAGGATTAACATTTTTCCTCTTCCGATACCATTGTAAGTATCCATAGAACCCTGAACCACAACTTGTTCATTATTCAAGACTTGAGCATAGCTGACAATTCCTGTTCCGATATTCCCTAGTACAAATTGATTATCAACAGACCCATCTGTATTAAGTAGTGCTACACTTTTTGCATTCGCATTTCCTCCTAAGCCACTAAATATACCTGTTAAAGCAATTTTTTCATTCTCTTCATTGTAGGTAACACTCAAGAAGCGTGTTATAGATCCAGACAAGTTAAAAGCAGGGTCAACACTACCGTCTGCGTTTAAGCAAACAATACCTGGTGCAGCTTTTCCATTATAAGATGTGAAAGAACCGATGACCAATATGCGTTCATTGTCAATCATCGTCGCATCTAAGATCATTCCGTTGGCTCCTTCATTTTTTATAATATAAGTGGAGTCCAAAGAACCATCTGAACGTAAACGAATCACATGTTTCGCTTCTGTAACGATCGATCGTCTATTATCACGAGATGAATAGTCATAGTCTATCTTAAAATAGCGACTAAAGTTTCCTACAACAATCACTTTATCATCTGTTACCGAAAATACTTTTAAGACAGGACCACCATATACCCCAGCATTAAAGCTCGAAACCGTGTCTAAAGAATTTTTAGGATTTTCAGTTGTATTGATGACATCGACAACCGTAGAATCCAATTCACCATTGCTATACAGTTTGGCAAGTCCATATACTTGTTTTCCATTGAAAGAAGTAAAATTCCCCCCAACAATAAAGCTACCGTTACTTAATTTAGCGATAGAATTAACACCCCCTGTAGCCCCTGTTCCTTTACCAAAGCTCATCGTGGAGGAAGTTTTTCCACTTGCATCGATAAAGTGAATACCATTGCGGTAGGTTTCTTTATCAACGGCTTCATTTTCAAAATTGTTGAAATATCCTGCAACGATAAACCCACCAGCATTTGGTAAAATATCATAAACTGACCCTCTAAAACCGTTGATCATGCCATAGTTTTCATCCAAACTGGTATTTCCCTCAATTTCTAATCGAGGGCCGTAAAAAACCTGTCCATCCACGACAATCTTCGCATCTCCAGAAGATATTTCCGCAGGTACTTTGATCGTGACCAAAGAATCTTGAGCAGTGACAATTTCAACTTTGGTATTATTGACAAAGAAATCAATTTTACCGAGATAAGGTTTCAATCCTTTTACGTTAAAATCAACCAATTCTCCAGGTTTAGCCACATTAGGAGTTGGATAATTGGTTATGAATCCGATCCCTAAGGATCCCTTGCCTCCAGCATAAGGATCCTCCCCTGTCACAATTTCTTTATTACACGCTGTAAAAGCAAGGACACCCAATGCGAATAGCAAGTAAAAAGATTTATATAATTTATTTTTCATAATTATTCAGATCTTATGGTTATTTATATAATATGCCAACTGTCCAAGCCTCATTGACAAAAAGATTAGTCTGGAATCCAAATGCATGTTTTGAGAATTGCAAAACATGTAACACTCCATTTGTTGGTTGTATGTCTGAAGTCGCAACTGGAGCGGTTAGGAATGGAATAAAATAATCTTGTTCTTCATCTGGAACTGCTACAGAATAAGGAAAATTCAAATATAATTGTCTATAACCTGCATATTTAATAATTTGAGTACCTGTATTGGAAGATGTTTTAATATCATTGTACAATACGCCAATATTCATATCGGTACCTTCATAGTTTTTATATACGCCTCCAGGAAATGCCGCTAAATTCAACGTATCCATTTGATTGAAATCTTTTGCCAAATACTTGCCTTTAATGATGTATTTAGATAAAAATTTACGCCAAACCTCTGGACGTACTTGATCCAATGTGGTAATGGTATCTTGCCCCATACGAAACAATGATTCATTTAATTTCCATACAGATTTTAAAATAGATTTATCTGGAGGGGCAAAAAAAGTTACTTCTTCATTTTTGATTACATCATCCAATTTAGCAATCTTTAATGCTACCATCAGTGTATCAAAAAGCTCAGGTCTGGATTCTAAATATTGCCAAGTTGTTCCATTAAACTTGGGATCATGTATACCTGTATCTATATAATCTTCTTTCTTACAAGAAAATAAAATCATACTAGCTATCAGCATCATAAAGCTTATTTTCATCAAATTCTTCATATCGCTATTTTCTTAATTCCAATAATTATTTAAACGCATATACGGATTGTTAGTCAAGGCAGATCTATCGATTGGCCATGTCCATCCCCCTGCGTTAAAGGCTCCTACTGACATAGGTGCGGAGGTATATTTCGAATTAACCACTTTTTTAGTTCGAACTAAATCATAAAAGAAGTTACCTTCCCCAAAAAGTTCACGAGCTCTTTCCCACCAGATCGCATCTTTCAATTCATCTCCGCTTTCGGTAATCAAAGAGGCTTCTGCTCGATCGCGAATAACATTGACTACATCACGAGCTTCTTCGTCGCGATTTAATTCCGCCAATGCCTCTGCCCGAAGCAAAATAGGATCAGAATAGCGGAAAACCATTTGGTTATCATCTGGATTATTATCTTCGCCTTCTTCCATAAAAACATTCAGGAATTTCAAACATTGAAATTTACCGTTAGTGGAATAAATTTCATCATCGAACCAATAGGTCTTACGTAAATCTCCCCCTACTGGTGGATACAATTCTTCCATAAACTTAGGATCATAAAAGATATAGGAATTGGTCGTTACTTTATTTGGAGCACGAAGAACGTAATCTGAAAAGGATGCTGATAAATGAAAACTCTCACCATAATTGAAGTTTTGAACGATCTCAAATAATCCTTCTTTCGTACGTCCCTTAAAAATCTCTTTCGTTCTTGATAAACTCAATAATCCATATGCACCATTATTTTCTTCCATCAATTCTTTTCCCATAGTTGCTACCTTTTCATAGTAAGGAGCCTTATCTTCATTAGCAAAACCTGCAATCCACATATTGATATGCATGTTTAAAGCCAATGCACTTCCTCGCATGGCTTTCACCGCAACAATAGAAGGATCATCAAAAGTCCAAGGCAATTCCTTATAATTGGCATCCAAATCTGCTGAGATATTTTTCAATACCGTGATCATATTGGTTCTCGGAAGTGGGTTTGTATTCACATCAGTATAGTAAGGAATGTCTCCAAAAAGTCGAACCATGAAAAAGTATGCTAATGAACGTAAGAAAACGGCTTCAGCTTTGTATGCTTTCTTCTGTTGTTCGGATAGAAATGGCATATCTTTGTTTTCCAATTGATAACAAACAATATTGGCATTTTGAACCATTTTATAAAACTCATTCCATTTTGATATTTTCGGAAATCCAAAATAAGAGAAATCAGCTTCTCTCGCGAAAATCAGGCTTAGGTTATTTTGTCTTAAATAAACTAAATAATCCCTTCCTGAATTGTTGGTCGCGCTTGTGCGATTGATTGGAGCACAACGCAAATCGCCACTTGCAGGGAAAAAGATATTGGACATGGTCGCTTCACGAAACGTAGAATATATTCCACCCATATATTGCTCCACATCCTCTTTTGAAGTCCAATAATTATTACCAGTCAATTTATCAATTTGGGTAATATTCAAAAAATCCTTTCCACATGAGCCTAACACTAAACTGACTCCTAATAATATCGTATAAATAAACTTTCTTTTCATGATCATTTTATTTAGAACTGTACACTAACACCCAATGAATAAGTTCTTTTACTTGGATAGCCATTGGAACCATCCCTACCCAC encodes the following:
- a CDS encoding alkaline phosphatase family protein, producing the protein MKRNFSRIKATIYALTMLMIWSSCTKYENPPVVFEEYEQEGTQEVKRKVLFISIDGAVGQEIKKKLPANLTTLLKTSKYTFNAFADENTSDASAWMSMMSGVSFANHGIEDDSYIPKPDENDPHHNVAGYPSILYRIATIAPSTKTAVVSRSVSLNDKLLVSADETYDETTDEGVKNQVVNLLEKKNEDLMIVQFTSLLDAGKENGFSADNVAYVNALNKVDGYIGNILDALKARQNYANEDWLIIVTSNHGGIDKSYGGSSAPERNTFAIFANPNFKEAELTGKAMSYVRLWGYDGTGNKPLGVRAVSENLGNASDYDLSTSKELTISTRFRFNLNNTIISSTYQPNTYNYWYSGIFGKDSNTSTGTPGWMYYTFGNDIQVRISDGTTIASCQTPKINGEWYTMTTVISAIAPDKVNIKIFNNGTLAQETTTSGMNINNIKTDDPLIFGYRPTISYDLVDFDVSDIHIFNKAYNQQEIRDFTCYSGELSTSSYAANLKGYWKMSPTSSGQVSNEIAGKSNMQLSGAFSAKSVSEIKPCDLGNNAVFVQATDFYTQIFYWMELQTQQDWNLEGQVFLNKYEIEFLKP
- a CDS encoding M60 family metallopeptidase, coding for MNIRYITLGAFCAMLTLASSCGKYGVDFENGYQQGDSTETPILTDTTMGKADKSLYHRARIYPGLVGDNVSRVKDTTLSMLMNREYVSPFDYKVSYVPPAIYSTGLYAPAGEVIRITVPQGLIGLTVQIGVHTDNISGIDAPRRDNIIYTKKELFPGNNYVMNLYGGTIWIHNQNARSTPISLKFAGVVKANDFVLGRDNVSQWQKEVLANDVPWMDLIGKRTIFSVPRSLIVKFIQSGRADQIDEALSLWDKSYEQDYYNWMELTPTASDKKNRYPSLWERGVMDIHPSAGYAHSGNPWIMQEDEYWLDELTNPTTIKKGTSWGSYHEVGHNYQAGNSWSWSDLGETTNNLFIFNAARNRGETNRIDFHPALKTAIPGALAYAKFTGAKSFSSFPTGFGIDADDPFARITPFLQIFDKVKGKNGQLGWDFFPYIYNKARNENFTTPLDQAKKDYFYRQLCHFAGVDFNRFFIAWGIPVSAGAKREIRNLYPPMTTAIWEYNPLTFTGGDAPLASKYYLPSSTYDFTANVATATGESTGKFSAMIDGSASTYWHTCYSGCSVSTDLPVELTMNMKEVNAFKGFYIQNRQNNTFQTKVKVLVSRDNNNWTEMGTYTLAQASETTAQRNAIREFSFPQIVEMQYVKFVFPDKNLGGENHVALAEIGVFYDI
- a CDS encoding DUF4983 domain-containing protein; translation: MKKSLNIYSKIVYGLTTLLVFCACNKDFPNLLQNFNEAKDSPETHDKVLLVIVDGLSGPAVQDIEPENLILYTRNGLVTYGSLADPTTDFEVTNTSVATALLTGVNSAKNKVTADDLSVLDTEEYPTIFSKLKNIGRRKSKLFTSSTSYETYLGKDATVEHGTDDVAVVAAAVKNLQVDSADLNVVHLAQVEKAGDENGFGSEIPQYVDAIKVMDKQVKQLVESLKARKSYGTENWLVIVTSGKGAPATEPTTDFTPYGDSKRDTYTLMYSPEFSRKIIPRPNAKDIPFAGNATRYTYASNNQVIGKLNDVSKFNMGTGSDWTITLFLKYNIANDNYYYPSFMSKRAAGFSGAGWNMFLEGGYWGMNSSIAGQAFGPNINDGEWHALTTVIKRSGDQDSLYVFTDGTTAAVSGKVSQISANSNNLDNTAPLTLGYLTSDGNTNADISICNVQIYNRAFNYEEVRRYGGVTHIDETFPFWDNLQGYWPGYDDVNTSKLTEKTGKAGNFNIKGPVTWTSFNELVPFFQPPIGESFFRLVPNAVDIPFMIYQWLGVTVESSWNLDGKSWSPNYTQIRN
- a CDS encoding DUF5008 domain-containing protein; translation: MKNKLYKSFYLLFALGVLAFTACNKEIVTGEDPYAGGKGSLGIGFITNYPTPNVAKPGELVDFNVKGLKPYLGKIDFFVNNTKVEIVTAQDSLVTIKVPAEISSGDAKIVVDGQVFYGPRLEIEGNTSLDENYGMINGFRGSVYDILPNAGGFIVAGYFNNFENEAVDKETYRNGIHFIDASGKTSSTMSFGKGTGATGGVNSIAKLSNGSFIVGGNFTSFNGKQVYGLAKLYSNGELDSTVVDVINTTENPKNSLDTVSSFNAGVYGGPVLKVFSVTDDKVIVVGNFSRYFKIDYDYSSRDNRRSIVTEAKHVIRLRSDGSLDSTYIIKNEGANGMILDATMIDNERILVIGSFTSYNGKAAPGIVCLNADGSVDPAFNLSGSITRFLSVTYNEENEKIALTGIFSGLGGNANAKSVALLNTDGSVDNQFVLGNIGTGIVSYAQVLNNEQVVVQGSMDTYNGIGRGKMLILEKDGKLLQKYNSQAPFSGSIFKIVETKSSTGEPALLVGGSVSQYGVKTVGNFFRLEIKE
- a CDS encoding fasciclin domain-containing protein; protein product: MKNLMKISFMMLIASMILFSCKKEDYIDTGIHDPKFNGTTWQYLESRPELFDTLMVALKIAKLDDVIKNEEVTFFAPPDKSILKSVWKLNESLFRMGQDTITTLDQVRPEVWRKFLSKYIIKGKYLAKDFNQMDTLNLAAFPGGVYKNYEGTDMNIGVLYNDIKTSSNTGTQIIKYAGYRQLYLNFPYSVAVPDEEQDYFIPFLTAPVATSDIQPTNGVLHVLQFSKHAFGFQTNLFVNEAWTVGILYK
- a CDS encoding RagB/SusD family nutrient uptake outer membrane protein — translated: MKRKFIYTILLGVSLVLGSCGKDFLNITQIDKLTGNNYWTSKEDVEQYMGGIYSTFREATMSNIFFPASGDLRCAPINRTSATNNSGRDYLVYLRQNNLSLIFAREADFSYFGFPKISKWNEFYKMVQNANIVCYQLENKDMPFLSEQQKKAYKAEAVFLRSLAYFFMVRLFGDIPYYTDVNTNPLPRTNMITVLKNISADLDANYKELPWTFDDPSIVAVKAMRGSALALNMHINMWIAGFANEDKAPYYEKVATMGKELMEENNGAYGLLSLSRTKEIFKGRTKEGLFEIVQNFNYGESFHLSASFSDYVLRAPNKVTTNSYIFYDPKFMEELYPPVGGDLRKTYWFDDEIYSTNGKFQCLKFLNVFMEEGEDNNPDDNQMVFRYSDPILLRAEALAELNRDEEARDVVNVIRDRAEASLITESGDELKDAIWWERARELFGEGNFFYDLVRTKKVVNSKYTSAPMSVGAFNAGGWTWPIDRSALTNNPYMRLNNYWN